The [Bacillus] selenitireducens MLS10 genome includes a region encoding these proteins:
- a CDS encoding PAS domain-containing protein, giving the protein MKHIERIIHDALNNYDEGSLDEHTKNELVEKLSVYHEELTFQNDELRETNEKLEEAKADFERLFMDSPIGNVLVDEAGTVLKFNHYASGLFDFGLERGKPLNRLVASDDQDKLYLFLRDTVQSKNGRNTEVSTANTTEIKRIRLIS; this is encoded by the coding sequence ATGAAACACATCGAACGCATTATTCACGATGCTCTCAATAATTATGATGAAGGAAGCCTTGATGAACACACGAAGAATGAACTCGTGGAGAAGCTGTCTGTGTACCATGAGGAACTGACCTTTCAGAATGATGAGCTTCGAGAGACAAACGAGAAACTCGAAGAAGCGAAAGCAGACTTTGAACGTCTCTTTATGGACAGCCCTATAGGCAATGTCCTCGTCGATGAGGCAGGGACGGTTCTGAAATTCAACCATTACGCCAGTGGCCTGTTTGATTTCGGCCTCGAGCGGGGGAAGCCGCTGAACCGCCTCGTGGCAAGTGACGATCAGGACAAGCTCTATCTCTTTCTGCGGGATACCGTACAGTCAAAAAACGGGCGTAATACAGAGGTGAGTACGGCCAATACAACTGAGATTAAGCGCATCCGGCTCATCAGCTAG
- a CDS encoding galactokinase — protein sequence MIDHLKQEFDKIFHESGELRYFFAPGRVNLIGEHIDYNGGYVFPTALDVGTYLAVRKRSDRKLRFYSENFPQMGIVEGDLDDLAYSQADDWVSYAKGVLYMFMEEGMTGDKGFDVYVFGNIPNGAGLSSSASIELAFAVMWDAVNGFSMDRVTMVKLCQRAENEYIGVNCGIMDQFAIGFGKKEHAVLLDCDTLDYEYARLKLDGYKILIANTNKRRGLADSKYNERRQECETALSELQEKEVVSHLCELDEAAFNEASHLIKGADRLKRARHAVTENERTKKAFRALEDGDLPAFGQLMNDSHVSLRDDYEVTGKELDAMVEAAWQEETVIGARMTGAGFGGCTVNIVKEDGLDETVKRISQRYTDQTGIEPKFYVVTTGDGAKELT from the coding sequence ATGATTGATCACCTGAAACAGGAATTTGATAAAATCTTTCATGAAAGCGGAGAGCTGCGCTATTTCTTTGCACCGGGGAGGGTAAACCTCATCGGTGAGCATATTGACTATAACGGCGGCTATGTGTTTCCGACGGCCCTTGATGTGGGGACGTATCTCGCCGTGAGGAAGCGGAGTGACCGGAAGCTGCGTTTTTATTCGGAGAATTTCCCGCAAATGGGGATTGTGGAAGGGGATCTCGATGATCTGGCATACAGTCAGGCTGATGATTGGGTCAGCTATGCGAAGGGTGTCCTTTACATGTTTATGGAAGAAGGCATGACCGGAGACAAGGGCTTTGACGTTTACGTATTCGGCAATATCCCGAACGGTGCGGGTCTGTCGTCTTCTGCGTCCATTGAACTGGCGTTTGCGGTGATGTGGGATGCGGTAAACGGCTTCTCGATGGACCGGGTGACGATGGTCAAGCTCTGTCAGCGTGCCGAGAACGAGTACATCGGCGTCAACTGCGGCATCATGGACCAGTTCGCCATCGGCTTCGGCAAAAAAGAACATGCGGTGCTCCTCGATTGTGATACATTGGACTATGAGTACGCACGTCTGAAGTTGGACGGATACAAGATCCTCATTGCCAATACGAATAAGCGGCGAGGATTGGCCGATTCGAAGTACAATGAGCGCCGGCAGGAATGTGAAACAGCCCTCTCTGAGCTGCAGGAAAAAGAGGTCGTGAGCCATCTTTGTGAACTCGATGAGGCGGCCTTTAACGAAGCGAGTCACCTGATTAAAGGGGCGGATCGTCTGAAGCGGGCGAGGCACGCGGTAACGGAGAATGAACGGACGAAAAAGGCGTTTCGTGCCCTTGAGGATGGGGACCTGCCTGCCTTCGGCCAGCTGATGAACGACTCGCATGTCTCACTCCGGGATGATTATGAAGTGACCGGCAAGGAGCTCGATGCCATGGTGGAAGCAGCCTGGCAAGAAGAGACGGTGATCGGAGCAAGGATGACCGGGGCCGGATTTGGGGGCTGTACGGTGAACATCGTCAAAGAGGACGGTCTCGATGAAACCGTCAAACGGATCAGTCAGCGCTATACCGATCAGACAGGCATTGAACCGAAATTTTACGTGGTGACAACCGGAGACGGTGCGAAGGAACTGACGTAA
- the galT gene encoding UDP-glucose--hexose-1-phosphate uridylyltransferase, with the protein MEQTLNELISYALERELIEEADTVYVKNRLLDAMGLTEGETDAFQRSEEIRPLYTILDELTDDALKRGLIEDDTVTMRDLFDTELMGILTDRPAHVIRTFRDIEREQGIEAATAWFYEFSQDVHYIRRERIAKNRSWQTETDYGALDITINLSKPEKDPKEIAKAKEAGEANYPLCLLCKENEGYSGRVNHPARQNLRVIPVTLAGDPWFVQFSPYVYYHEHAIVLSSAHEPMSIRRKTFERLLDFVEQYPHYFIGSNADLPIVGGSILSHDHYQAGKYEFPMARAEMEEERSLERFADVTVGRVKWPMSVVRVKGESKAAVIMASEHILQGWRHYTDESVDVRAFTGDTPHHTITPIARKRDGQFELDLVLRDNQTSSEHPSGIYHPHEDVHHIKKENIGLIEVMGLAVLPGRLDSELKALQEALAAEDPSGAIQSDEAIQKHHDWAMAILSRYGDVAGDQGTRILQEEVGQVFHEILHHSGVFKRDDEGQAAFTRFLETLTR; encoded by the coding sequence ATGGAACAGACGTTGAACGAACTGATCAGCTACGCTTTGGAGCGGGAGCTGATTGAAGAAGCAGACACGGTCTATGTGAAGAACCGCCTCCTTGACGCCATGGGCCTCACAGAAGGAGAGACGGATGCCTTTCAGCGAAGCGAAGAGATTCGTCCGCTTTACACCATCCTCGATGAGCTGACGGATGATGCGTTAAAGCGGGGGCTGATTGAAGACGATACGGTGACGATGCGGGACCTCTTTGATACGGAGCTGATGGGGATTCTGACGGATCGGCCGGCCCATGTGATCCGGACGTTCCGGGATATCGAACGTGAGCAGGGGATCGAAGCGGCGACGGCCTGGTTCTACGAATTCAGCCAGGATGTTCATTACATCCGCCGTGAGCGGATCGCGAAGAACCGCTCCTGGCAAACGGAGACGGACTATGGCGCCTTGGATATTACCATTAACCTCTCCAAGCCGGAGAAGGACCCGAAAGAGATTGCCAAGGCGAAGGAAGCCGGGGAAGCGAACTATCCCCTGTGCCTTCTCTGCAAAGAAAACGAGGGCTACAGCGGCCGGGTTAATCATCCGGCCCGCCAGAACTTGCGCGTTATTCCGGTAACCCTTGCCGGTGACCCGTGGTTTGTTCAGTTCTCGCCGTACGTCTATTACCACGAGCACGCCATTGTGCTGTCATCGGCCCACGAGCCGATGTCCATCAGACGGAAAACCTTTGAGCGCCTGCTCGATTTTGTGGAACAGTATCCGCATTACTTTATCGGGTCCAATGCGGACTTGCCAATCGTCGGCGGTTCGATTTTGAGCCATGATCATTATCAGGCCGGGAAGTATGAATTTCCGATGGCCCGCGCAGAGATGGAAGAGGAGCGTTCCCTTGAGCGGTTTGCCGATGTCACCGTCGGCCGTGTCAAGTGGCCGATGAGCGTCGTCCGGGTCAAGGGCGAGTCAAAGGCTGCGGTGATTATGGCCAGTGAACACATCCTTCAAGGGTGGAGGCACTACACCGACGAGTCCGTGGACGTCAGGGCCTTCACCGGTGATACACCGCATCATACGATCACGCCGATCGCAAGAAAGCGTGACGGGCAGTTTGAACTCGATCTCGTATTGCGGGACAATCAGACAAGTTCTGAACATCCGTCAGGGATCTATCACCCCCATGAAGACGTGCATCATATCAAAAAAGAGAACATCGGGCTGATTGAGGTCATGGGTCTGGCCGTATTGCCGGGCCGTCTCGACAGCGAACTGAAGGCCCTGCAGGAAGCCTTGGCGGCGGAGGACCCTTCTGGAGCCATTCAGTCAGATGAAGCGATTCAAAAGCATCATGACTGGGCTATGGCTATCTTAAGCAGGTATGGTGATGTTGCCGGAGATCAAGGCACCCGCATTTTGCAGGAAGAAGTGGGGCAGGTCTTTCATGAGATTCTTCATCACAGCGGTGTCTTTAAGCGTGATGATGAGGGGCAGGCTGCCTTTACACGATTTCTTGAAACGTTAACCCGATAG
- a CDS encoding TVP38/TMEM64 family protein gives MYRKLFVLASSALIILILVLYHEAFLAWVQNHDGDYVVGTMIIATFMSLFPVIPYPLVGGVIGAAFGPLTGAWIIWFGSTMASAIFFLLVRYGGFHEMGTKILLKYNVTKKITLLFERNAFLSITILRMIPVIPSIVINAYAALSRIRFPVYAVASGLGKIPAMALFALVGHTIVTNPIDILYMILIYGTFLFFVYLGYRSWTRRIEAAKAS, from the coding sequence ATGTACAGAAAACTGTTTGTCCTTGCTTCAAGCGCCCTCATCATCCTGATTCTCGTCCTCTACCACGAGGCCTTCCTCGCATGGGTACAAAACCACGACGGGGACTACGTCGTCGGAACAATGATCATTGCCACCTTCATGAGTCTGTTTCCCGTGATTCCATATCCGCTTGTCGGTGGCGTCATCGGTGCCGCGTTCGGCCCTTTAACCGGGGCCTGGATCATCTGGTTCGGCTCCACCATGGCTTCGGCAATCTTCTTCCTCCTCGTCCGTTACGGCGGGTTTCACGAGATGGGAACGAAGATTCTGCTTAAATACAACGTCACGAAAAAAATCACGCTCCTCTTTGAGCGAAATGCCTTTTTGTCCATTACGATCCTGAGGATGATCCCTGTCATCCCGTCGATTGTCATTAACGCCTATGCAGCGTTAAGCCGGATCCGCTTTCCGGTCTACGCCGTTGCATCAGGTCTCGGGAAAATTCCCGCAATGGCCCTGTTCGCCCTCGTCGGCCACACCATCGTGACAAATCCCATCGATATCCTCTACATGATCCTGATCTACGGAACGTTCCTCTTCTTCGTCTATCTCGGGTACCGATCCTGGACACGGCGCATCGAAGCCGCCAAAGCTTCCTGA
- the galE gene encoding UDP-glucose 4-epimerase GalE: protein MAVLVCGGAGYIGSHAVADLLASGEQVVVVDNLQTGHRGAVDDGAVFYQADLRDEEALERVFNSHNIESVMHFAADSLVGVSMNEPLAYYDNNVYGALCLLKKMKKHGVKRIVFSSTAATYGEPDEVPITEEMATNPTNPYGETKLAIERMMKWADEAHEIRYVVLRYFNVAGAHPEKDIGEDHRPETHLIPIILQVALGQREKIMVFGDDYDTPDGTCIRDYIHVTDLIQAHILALRYLRKGGTSDVFNLGNGSGFSVQEVIDTVETVTGKTIPRELAPRRAGDPAQLIASSGKAKQVLGWAPERADLATIIATAWDWHQRHPDGYGEGSEA from the coding sequence ATGGCAGTACTGGTTTGCGGAGGAGCGGGTTACATTGGCAGTCATGCCGTGGCCGATCTTCTCGCTTCAGGTGAACAGGTTGTGGTGGTGGATAATCTCCAGACGGGTCACCGGGGAGCGGTCGATGATGGCGCGGTATTTTATCAGGCGGATCTTCGGGATGAGGAGGCCCTGGAGCGGGTGTTCAACTCACACAATATCGAATCTGTCATGCATTTTGCAGCGGATTCGCTGGTCGGCGTCAGTATGAATGAGCCCCTTGCCTATTATGACAACAATGTTTACGGGGCACTCTGCCTCTTAAAGAAGATGAAGAAACACGGTGTGAAGCGGATCGTCTTTTCGTCCACGGCAGCAACTTACGGCGAGCCGGATGAAGTGCCGATCACGGAAGAGATGGCGACCAACCCGACCAATCCTTACGGGGAAACGAAGCTTGCCATTGAGCGGATGATGAAGTGGGCGGATGAAGCCCATGAGATCCGTTACGTCGTCCTCCGGTATTTCAACGTTGCCGGCGCGCATCCGGAGAAGGACATCGGGGAAGATCACCGGCCGGAAACCCATCTGATTCCGATCATTTTGCAGGTGGCGCTCGGGCAGCGGGAGAAAATCATGGTCTTCGGTGATGATTATGACACGCCGGACGGGACGTGCATCCGCGACTATATCCATGTGACGGACCTCATCCAGGCACATATACTGGCGCTCCGTTATTTGCGTAAAGGCGGCACCTCAGACGTCTTTAACCTCGGCAACGGCAGCGGCTTCAGCGTTCAGGAAGTCATCGATACCGTCGAGACCGTCACGGGCAAAACAATTCCGCGGGAACTCGCACCGCGCCGTGCCGGTGATCCGGCGCAGCTGATCGCGTCTTCGGGTAAAGCGAAACAGGTCCTCGGCTGGGCGCCGGAACGGGCGGATTTGGCGACGATTATTGCTACCGCCTGGGACTGGCACCAGCGCCATCCTGACGGTTACGGGGAAGGGAGCGAAGCGTGA
- a CDS encoding alpha-galactosidase: MIHVNEPALEFHLQNSEVSYLFSVMKNRQLAHLYFGKRIHHEADFSHLFRTQARAGMACVYEGDLTFSLDVIRQEYPSYGTSDFREPAFLLEEPKGSRITDFVFDSWERLPGKPAIQGLPHVYADHDSEAETLVITLKDPVLNARLRLFWTIYADRPVITRHAEFINDSKDTYRLHRAMSMNLDLFDSDYEMVQLSGSWARERHQHTMPLRPGVQSISSTRGTSSAQQNPFLALKRPDTNEHHGDVYGFNLVYSGNFLARAEVDQFDVTRVSMGINPFDFSWKLEGGETFTTPEAVLVHVTDGLNGMSRAFHALYRERLARGTWRDRDRPVLINNWEATYFDFDEEKLLTIAKSAKELGVELFVLDDGWFGKRNDDTTSLGDWHANTAKLPEGVKGIAEKINALGLSFGLWFEPEMVNKDSDLYRNHPDWVIHVPGRAMSHGRNQFVLDCSRQDVVDYLFRRMAAVLDSAPVDYVKWDMNRYMTEIGSAKLPADRQQELPHRYILGVYELYERLTSAFPHILFESCASGGARFDPGMLYYAPQAWTSDNTDAVERLKIQYGTSLAYPLSSMGAHVSAVPNHQVHRHTSLEMRGDVSLFGMFGYELDLSLFTDKEKAAIKEQISRYKQHRALIRTGTFYRLKSPFGPDGNETAWMVVSADQTEALVGWYRELARPHPGFKRLHLQGLNEDVAYRINDRVIHGSQLMHAGLMLPDEASGSVPPTTEKTGDFVSYVFHLSAE, from the coding sequence ATGATTCACGTAAACGAACCGGCACTTGAATTCCATTTGCAAAACAGCGAGGTCAGCTACCTCTTCTCCGTCATGAAAAACCGCCAGCTTGCCCACCTGTATTTTGGGAAGCGCATTCATCACGAAGCGGATTTCAGCCATCTGTTCCGCACCCAGGCACGGGCAGGCATGGCCTGCGTCTATGAAGGGGACCTGACCTTTTCCCTCGATGTCATCCGCCAGGAGTACCCATCCTACGGGACATCGGATTTCCGGGAACCCGCTTTCCTCCTTGAAGAACCGAAAGGAAGCCGGATCACGGATTTCGTCTTCGATTCCTGGGAACGGCTTCCCGGCAAACCGGCCATTCAAGGACTCCCGCACGTCTATGCCGATCACGACAGTGAAGCCGAAACCCTGGTCATTACGCTGAAAGATCCGGTCCTGAACGCAAGGCTCCGACTGTTTTGGACCATCTATGCCGACCGGCCCGTCATCACCCGTCACGCGGAGTTCATCAACGACAGCAAGGACACATATCGCCTGCATCGGGCGATGAGCATGAACCTCGACCTCTTCGACAGTGACTATGAAATGGTGCAGCTCTCAGGTTCCTGGGCAAGGGAGCGCCATCAGCACACCATGCCCCTGAGACCAGGCGTCCAGAGCATCTCAAGCACCCGGGGAACGAGCAGCGCCCAGCAAAATCCGTTCCTTGCCTTAAAGCGCCCGGACACAAACGAGCACCATGGCGACGTGTACGGGTTTAACCTCGTCTACAGCGGCAACTTCCTCGCCCGGGCGGAAGTGGATCAGTTTGACGTGACCCGCGTATCCATGGGGATCAATCCCTTCGACTTCTCCTGGAAACTTGAAGGCGGGGAAACCTTCACGACACCGGAAGCCGTGCTCGTGCACGTAACAGACGGATTAAACGGCATGAGCCGCGCGTTTCATGCCCTTTACCGGGAGCGCCTCGCAAGGGGAACATGGCGCGACCGCGACCGCCCTGTCCTCATCAACAATTGGGAAGCGACCTACTTCGATTTCGATGAGGAGAAACTCCTGACGATTGCGAAGAGTGCGAAAGAGCTTGGCGTAGAGCTCTTTGTCCTCGACGACGGCTGGTTCGGCAAACGAAACGATGACACCACCTCTCTCGGCGACTGGCACGCCAACACCGCCAAACTCCCTGAAGGCGTCAAAGGCATAGCGGAAAAAATCAACGCACTCGGCCTTTCCTTTGGGCTCTGGTTTGAACCGGAGATGGTCAATAAAGACAGCGATCTGTACCGGAATCATCCGGATTGGGTCATCCACGTCCCCGGCAGGGCCATGTCACACGGACGAAATCAGTTCGTATTAGACTGTTCCCGCCAGGACGTCGTCGACTACCTCTTCCGGCGGATGGCTGCCGTTCTCGACAGCGCACCCGTGGACTACGTCAAATGGGACATGAACCGCTACATGACGGAGATCGGTTCTGCAAAGCTTCCGGCCGACCGCCAGCAGGAGCTCCCTCACCGGTATATTCTCGGGGTCTATGAACTCTATGAACGACTGACGTCAGCGTTCCCGCACATCCTGTTTGAATCGTGCGCAAGCGGCGGGGCACGGTTTGACCCCGGCATGCTCTATTATGCGCCCCAGGCGTGGACGAGTGACAACACCGACGCCGTGGAGCGCCTTAAAATTCAGTACGGCACCTCCCTGGCCTATCCGCTCAGCTCCATGGGCGCACACGTCTCTGCCGTGCCGAATCATCAGGTTCACCGGCACACGAGCCTCGAGATGCGGGGAGACGTTTCGCTCTTCGGGATGTTCGGCTACGAACTCGACCTGAGCCTCTTTACCGATAAGGAGAAAGCGGCCATCAAAGAGCAGATCAGCCGCTACAAACAGCACCGCGCACTGATTCGTACCGGCACTTTCTACAGACTGAAGAGCCCCTTTGGACCGGACGGCAACGAAACCGCCTGGATGGTCGTCTCCGCCGATCAGACCGAGGCGCTCGTCGGCTGGTACCGGGAGCTCGCCCGTCCTCACCCGGGCTTCAAACGCCTGCATCTCCAGGGGCTGAACGAGGACGTCGCCTACCGGATCAATGACCGGGTCATTCACGGCAGCCAGCTCATGCACGCCGGGCTGATGCTTCCGGACGAAGCAAGCGGCTCCGTTCCGCCGACAACGGAGAAAACAGGGGATTTCGTCTCCTACGTCTTCCACCTCTCAGCTGAATAG
- a CDS encoding chemotaxis protein CheB, with translation MTREMYYVGVGASAGGLEALESFFNPMPDDTGLVFIVVQHLSPDFKSLMNELLARYTNMKIHVAEDGMVTEPDHVYLIPPGYNLSIFHGRLLLDRQDERNHLNLPIDIFFRSLALDQEKQAIGVILSGTGSDGTLGVRAIKESGGMIMVQSEASAKFDGMPRSSIATGLVDAILHPEQMAEELMNYVKSPSLQEKWSRNGTNDHQGGLDGLTRIGQIMRSHGGIDFSSYKDTTIIRRIDRRIKINRLHDLDDYIRFLKESGEERDVLQREFLIGVTAFFRDQDAFDVLLEKVIPKLDYKKGLIRVWSAACSTGEEVYSLAMLFHEYIQQHNLDCQVKLFATDVDERALELAGTGYYPDSLIADIDPDLVSRYFIKKEGGYQVTEAIRKMVVFAKHNILRDPPFSKLDLLVCRNLFIYLKSEHQRTILNSFYYSLKPNGYLFLGSSETLGELSEGFAAVDAKWKIYQYKAGYKPDIETGTLLPGYRAEAREVRQERDTDMRGSMKMESLLSEAMASISPPSLIIDRQDEIVHVVNDVSRFIRTQPGRFSNSYHTNMNKEQSLFVSNILRRLKHERQDVTITNVSNFTESDATLTLAGRIFQVRGEDYFLISFMEQKGAAHKGKTVDIDMSEEARERVEELEGELQLAREGLQATIEELETSNEELQSSNEELIASNEELQSTNEELQSVNEELYTVNAEHQMKIDELVKLNNDLNNLIRNTEVGALYLDQSLRIRKLTPVISEVTNILDSDIGRPISHISFIDGYPELIKNIEEVQDTLSPVERQLKLKNDLWYIIRIRPYRTEYNAAEGIIITLVNITGLKDEERKVRLAHDRLTHAMATGDMAWWEFHVPTGHIRYSERLATMMGYEPEEFPNDIQVWMRLIHPDDRAMVRSKMKAFQEGDDPILDRIYRIQRKDQSYAWFHDKADVIEWKKDGTPARIAGTAIDISRYKYLESELREMQEKDRSSQKGDGI, from the coding sequence ATGACCAGAGAGATGTATTATGTTGGGGTGGGGGCTTCGGCCGGCGGCCTTGAAGCCCTTGAATCATTTTTTAATCCCATGCCGGATGACACGGGACTTGTGTTCATCGTTGTCCAGCATTTATCCCCGGACTTCAAAAGTCTGATGAATGAACTTCTGGCACGGTATACGAATATGAAGATTCATGTGGCTGAAGACGGCATGGTGACGGAACCGGACCATGTCTATCTGATCCCGCCAGGATACAATCTCTCCATTTTTCATGGGCGGCTCTTACTCGACAGGCAGGATGAGCGGAATCACCTGAACCTGCCCATTGATATCTTTTTCCGTTCCCTCGCACTCGATCAGGAGAAGCAGGCAATCGGGGTTATTCTGTCCGGAACCGGCAGTGACGGCACCCTCGGTGTGCGGGCGATCAAGGAATCAGGCGGTATGATCATGGTGCAGTCGGAGGCTTCCGCCAAGTTCGACGGGATGCCTAGAAGCTCCATTGCAACCGGTCTTGTCGATGCGATTTTACACCCGGAACAGATGGCGGAAGAGCTGATGAACTATGTCAAATCCCCATCCCTGCAGGAAAAATGGAGCCGGAACGGTACGAATGATCACCAGGGCGGACTCGACGGGCTGACACGGATCGGTCAGATCATGCGGAGCCACGGCGGGATTGACTTCTCGAGTTACAAAGACACGACCATTATCCGGCGGATCGACCGGCGGATTAAGATCAACCGGCTGCACGATCTCGATGATTACATCCGGTTTTTGAAGGAATCAGGAGAAGAACGGGATGTGCTGCAGCGGGAATTCCTGATCGGCGTCACGGCCTTTTTTCGGGATCAGGACGCTTTTGACGTACTGTTGGAAAAGGTGATCCCGAAACTCGATTACAAAAAGGGGCTTATTCGTGTCTGGTCTGCGGCCTGTTCGACAGGAGAAGAAGTCTATTCCCTTGCGATGCTTTTCCATGAATATATCCAGCAACATAATCTCGACTGTCAGGTGAAACTTTTCGCGACGGATGTGGATGAGCGGGCCCTTGAACTTGCCGGAACCGGCTACTACCCGGACAGCCTGATCGCGGATATTGATCCGGATCTCGTATCCCGTTACTTTATTAAAAAAGAAGGCGGCTACCAGGTGACGGAGGCAATACGGAAGATGGTTGTCTTCGCCAAGCACAATATTCTTCGGGACCCGCCCTTTTCGAAACTGGATCTGCTCGTCTGCCGCAATCTGTTTATTTATTTAAAGAGTGAGCATCAGCGCACCATATTAAACAGCTTTTATTATTCGCTTAAGCCGAACGGCTATCTGTTTCTCGGCAGCAGTGAGACCCTCGGTGAACTCTCTGAAGGGTTCGCAGCCGTCGATGCAAAGTGGAAGATTTATCAGTATAAAGCCGGCTATAAACCGGACATTGAAACCGGGACTCTCCTTCCCGGCTACCGGGCAGAGGCAAGGGAAGTCCGGCAGGAGCGGGATACCGACATGAGAGGCAGTATGAAGATGGAATCGCTCTTAAGTGAAGCGATGGCCTCGATCTCCCCGCCATCCCTGATCATTGACAGGCAGGATGAAATCGTCCATGTGGTCAACGATGTTTCCCGGTTCATCCGGACACAGCCGGGCCGGTTTTCGAACAGCTACCATACGAACATGAACAAGGAACAGTCGCTGTTTGTCAGCAACATCTTACGCAGACTCAAACATGAACGTCAGGATGTCACGATCACGAACGTCTCGAACTTCACCGAATCGGACGCCACGCTGACGCTCGCGGGCCGGATCTTTCAGGTTCGGGGAGAGGATTATTTTCTGATCAGCTTTATGGAACAGAAAGGCGCCGCTCATAAAGGGAAGACCGTTGACATTGACATGTCCGAAGAGGCGAGAGAGCGGGTAGAGGAGCTAGAAGGTGAGCTGCAGCTTGCGAGAGAAGGACTTCAGGCGACGATCGAGGAGCTGGAGACGTCCAATGAAGAACTGCAGTCGTCGAATGAAGAACTGATTGCGAGTAATGAAGAGCTGCAGAGTACGAATGAGGAGCTGCAGTCGGTCAATGAAGAACTCTATACCGTCAATGCCGAGCACCAGATGAAGATCGATGAGCTTGTCAAACTCAATAATGATCTGAACAACCTGATCCGAAATACGGAGGTTGGCGCTCTCTACCTCGATCAGTCGCTTCGGATCCGAAAGCTCACACCGGTCATTTCAGAGGTGACGAATATCCTCGATTCAGACATCGGACGGCCGATTTCACATATTTCGTTTATCGACGGCTATCCGGAACTCATCAAAAACATTGAAGAGGTGCAGGACACCCTCTCCCCGGTGGAGAGACAGCTGAAGCTGAAAAACGATCTCTGGTATATCATCCGTATCCGGCCTTACCGCACAGAATACAATGCCGCAGAGGGGATCATCATTACCCTTGTCAATATCACCGGTCTGAAGGACGAAGAACGCAAAGTGCGCCTCGCCCATGACCGCCTGACCCACGCCATGGCGACGGGGGATATGGCATGGTGGGAATTTCATGTGCCGACGGGCCATATCCGTTATTCAGAACGACTTGCGACCATGATGGGTTACGAGCCGGAAGAATTCCCGAATGATATACAGGTCTGGATGCGGCTTATTCATCCGGACGACCGGGCAATGGTCCGCTCGAAGATGAAAGCCTTTCAGGAAGGGGACGATCCGATTCTCGACCGGATCTACCGGATTCAACGTAAGGATCAGTCTTATGCGTGGTTTCATGACAAGGCGGATGTGATTGAATGGAAGAAGGATGGCACGCCCGCAAGAATCGCGGGGACGGCCATCGATATCAGCCGGTACAAGTATTTGGAGAGCGAACTCCGTGAGATGCAGGAAAAAGACAGGTCAAGCCAAAAGGGAGACGGAATATGA